In bacterium BMS3Abin02, the genomic window AGTCGTGACCCTGCAGATCGCAGCGTGTCCACACCCCCCGAGCGATCCACACCGAAACGGAAGTTCGACCCGACGACCACGAGCCTGGCATGCAGGGCATCGACGAGAACCTGGCCGATGAACTCGTCCGGACACATCTTTCGGATCTGATCGAACGGGAGTACTCCGGCAACGTCCACACCGAGACGCTCGAGGATGTCGAGACGACGTTCGATTGTCGTGAGCATCTTCGGTGCCTTCGCCGGCTCGAGAACCGCCATCGGATGGCGATCGAAGGTAAGGACGACCCTGCGCCGTGCGCCGAGGGACACGCCCATGGTCTCGAGATCCTCGATGACCCTCTGGTGGCCCCGATGCACACCGTCGTAGACGCCGATCGTCACCGCGGAACCCTTCGAAGGCAGCGACCACCGTACCGGATCACCGTACAGGACCTTCACGCGACCACCACCTCCGGACTCCACAGCCGGCCCTGGGAGCGATACACCGCCAGGAGGTCCCCACCGGAATCGAGTACCCGAACGTCGGCTTCAGCAGGCGCGTCTGCGCCAAAGGTTCCGACAGGGAACTGCATCCCATGCCGGACCGCCACGGACGTCTTGTCGTCGACGTGCACGGCAGGGAGGTCCTTGAGGCCGTCCGCCATCGAGATCACACCATGGTTCGGGGCCGCCTTCACAACTTGTTCGATCGTCATTCCGTCCCGATCCGCGTCCATCCATCCGACGTGTGTCCTTCGCAGGGACCCGATGTGGGCTCCATCACCGAGCGCCTGGCCGAGATCCGCGCCGAGGGTCCGGATGTAGGTCCCACTCCCGCATCGCACGCGCAGCGTGGCTTCCGGATACGGGCCGGGGGCGAAATCGAGCACATCGATGCCATAGACCTCCACTATCCGGGCGGCACGCTCGATCTCCTTGCCCTCCCTGGCGAATTCGTACAACCGTCGCCCACCCACCCGGACGGCGGACACCATCGGTGGCACTTGCGCAATGACCCCGACAAAACGGCCCACCACGCCACGAAGCTCTGCTTCGTCGAACGACATGGGCTCTCGGCACAGGATCGCCCCGTCGCCGTCGAGAGTGTCGGTGGTGACCCCGAAAACGACCCGGGCAACGTATTCCTTGGGATATGCCTGGATGAAACGCAGCAGCCGAGTCGCTTTCCCGAGACCGAGAACGAGGAGTCCGGTGGCAGAAGGGTCCAGCGTCCCTGCGTGTCCGACCTTCTTCTGATCGACGATCCCGCGGACCTTCGCGACGACATCGTGCGATGTCCACCCGGAAGCCTTGTCGATGGGCAGGAACCCGTTGATCACAGTCTCGCCTTGATTGCCGCGATGATGGTGTCCGGTGGTCCGGCGTGCGAGAAACCGCCGGCGTTGTGGTGCCCACCCCCACCGTACACGGAGGCGATCGAGCCGACATCGATCCCACCCCTCGAGCGGAGGCTCACCTTGAAGGTACCGTCGGCCAGCTCCTTGATCAGCACGGCAACTGCCGCCTCCCAGGCAAGACGGACCGCATCGATGAGAGGGTCCGTGTCCTCCATCCCGATCCCCCATCGAGTCAAATCCTCCTGGTACAACACGGACCAGACGATGTCCCCGTCGAGTTCCGCACGGGCGAGCACATCGCCCTCGAGTTTGAGAAAGGAGAATGGAACCCGCTCGTACATGTTCTGACCGACGACTTCGGGCCGGGCACCGGCCTCGAGCAGCTCGGCTGCGATCCGCAGCACCTCCGGTGACGTGTTCGAATACTGAAAACGTCCGGTGTCGGTAACGATGCCCGTCAAGAGCGCCGTCGCGATCGACCCGTCGATCGGCCACCCGAGTTCGCCAAGCAGCCGAAACACGATCTGTGCAGATGCGGCGGCCTCGGCGTCGATCACGTTGATATCTCCGAAACCGGGATTCGAGATGTGGTGGTCGATCACGATGAGGCTCCCCGACGACGTTGCCGACGGCACGAGGCTTCCGAGACGGTCCAGAGACGCGGCGTCGATGCTCACCATGACCTCGGGCTCCGTCGGAAACTGCTTCGGCGGTACGAGGAGCTCCAACGGGAGGTACTCGTAGATCGGAGGCAGGGCGAACGGCTCGCCAAAGGACACGACGCTGGAGCGACCCGCCAGACGCGCCGAAGCTGCGAAGCCGAGCGCAGAACCGATGGCGTCCCCGTCCGGACCGACGTGACACGCCACCGCGATCTGTGAAGCGTTCTCGAGCTCGGCGACGGCGGCATCGAGCGAAATCACAACTGGCCGCTCTTGTTCGCGATCTTCCTGAGAAGGTTTGAGATCTTGGCGCCCTCCACGATGCCGTAGTCGGGAGAGAACACGATCGCGGGCGTGTACTTGAGCCGGACACGATGACCGACCTCACCGCGCACATGCCCCGCGGCAGCTTCGAGCGCGGCCGCGCACGCCTCGTGCTGCTCGGCGGATCCCAGCACCGAATAGTAGACGTGAGCAGTGCGGAGATCGGGGGTCGTCTCGACTCCGGTGATCGTCACGAACCCGAGTCTCGGGTCTTTCAGGCTCCGCACGATCTCGGCGATCTCATGCAGGAGCATCGAGTTCACCCTGCGGAGTCGCGGGCTCGGCGAACGGGTCACGACTCCTCCAGATACGACATCGCCACCTCGAGGACCTCGACGTCGTCGCGGTGCTCGATGCGACGCCGAATTGCTCCTGCCTGCTTGAGCAGCTCCGCATGATGCCCCGACACGAGGGCTACTCCGACCGTCGACCGCTGCCACTGGTCCTGAAAACCGACCTCCGCGACCGAAACGCCGAATGTGCGCCGCACATCGTCGAGGAGCGGCCGCAGAACGCCCCGCTTCGCTTTCAGTGACCGGGCTTGCGGGATCCGGAGCTCGATGCGGAGTGCTGAAGCATGCATGCCGTCACTGCCGGGCGACTTCCTTCAGCACGTAGGCCTCGATCATGTCGCCTTCCTTCACGTCGCTGAAGCGCTCGAGACCGATACCACATTCGTAGCCGGCCGCCACCTGCTTGACGTCGTCCTTGAAGCGACGCAGAGAATCGATCGTCCCGTCGTAGACGACGATACCGTCGCGAAGCAATCTCGCTCTGGCTCCTCTCACGATCTCGCCTTCGGTGACGTAGCTCCCCGCGATGTTGCCGGCGCGAGGGACCTTGAACACCGCTCGCACTTCGGCGGAGCCGAGTACCTGCTCGATCTCCTCCGGAGCGAGACGCCCCACCAGCATCTGTTCGATCTCATCCAGCAGCTCGTAGATGACGCTGTACGTTCGAATCTCGATGCCCTGTTCTTCGGCGGCTCTACGCGACTTGCCGTCCGGGCGAACGTTGAACCCGATGATCACCGCCTCCGTGACATCGGCCAGGCTGACGTCGTTCTCGTTGATTCCACCCACCGCTCCGTGGATGATCACGATCTTGCCGCCCTCCCTGCCGATCTTCGCGATCGCGTCGCGGATCGCTTCGAGAGATCCGTGCGCATCGGCCTTGATGATCAGTCGCAGCTCCGCCTCGTCCGCGTTCCTGAGCTGCTCGAGCAGTAAGGCGAGCCGCTCCCGAGCCGTCGGAACCACTGCATCTGCCAGCTTGAGCTTGTCTTTGACCTTCGCGGCCCTGGACCGGGCCTCGCGTTCGTTGGCGACGACCTCGAACCAGTCCCCGGCAGTCGGTACGGACTCCCAGCCCATCACCAGCACGGGTGTTCCCGGTGTAGCTTCTTTCACCTGCTTGCCACTCTCATCGAGCATGGCACGAACCCGTCCCGACACAGCGCCGGACACCAGAGCGTCGCCTCGGCGCAACGTTCCTCGCTGCACGATGACGGTCGCAACGGGACCACGCCCCTTGTCGAGGTTGGATTCGATGACGGCGCCCGATGCAGGGGCATTCGGGTTCCCCTTGAATTCCTCGACTTCCGAGATCAGCTCGATCATCTCGAGGAGCTGGTCGATGCCCAAGCCCTGCTTGGCGGAGATCTCGACAGTGACCGTGTCGCCACCGAGCTCCTCTGCGACGAGGCCGTACTCGGTGAGCTGAGCACGAACCTTGTCGGGGTCGGCCCCGGGAAGGTCGATCTTGTTCAGCGCGACGATGATGTCCACACCGGCGGCTTCGGCATGGCTGATCGCTTCGGCGGTTTGAGGCATGACACCGTCTTCGGCGGCGATCACGAGAACGACGATGTCGGTGACATTCGCTCCCCTGGCGCGCATCGCGGTGAACGCCTCATGACCGGGCGTGTCGATGAAGGTGATCCTCTTGCCATCCCTCGTCACCTGATACGCGCCGATGTGCTGGGTGATCCCGCCGGCTTCTCCGGCGACGACATTGGCCGAGCGGATCTTGTCCAGAAGGGTGGTCTTGCCGTGATCGACATGGCCCATGACCGTCACGACGGGTGGACGGGGGACCAGGTCCTTCGGATCGTCGTCGAAGACCGGGATGGCGCGAGAAGGTTCAGGAGCCTCCTCCGCCGCCGCCTCGACATGGACGGTCACGCCGAGTTCTTCTGCGACGAGCTCGATTGAATCTGCAGGCATCGGTGAGCCTACCGCGGCCATCTCTCCCATCAGGAGCAACGCCTTGACGACATCGCCGGTGGGCGCCCCGATCGCGTCCGCGAATGCTGCGACGCTGATTCCGGGTTGGATGATGATCGGCGCCGCGACGGGCGTCTCGACCTCCGGTTCCGGCGTCTCGACCTCCGGTTCCGGCGTCTCGACCTCCGGTTCCGGCGTCTCGACCTCCGGTTCCGGCGTCTCGACCTCCGGTTCCGGCGTCTCGACCTCCGGAGCAGTGACCTCCTCGACATCCTCGAACGAAGCGACGATCAGTTTCGCCGCGGCCTCGTCGAGTGCGGACGAAGCGGTCTTGACCTCGATGCCGAGCTCTGCGGCGCGAGCGAGAACGAGCTTGGATTCTCGGCCCAGCTCCCGTGCCAGCTCATAGATGCGTTGCTTCGCCATCTGTCAGTCCCCGGCCTCGTCCTCTGTGCCGTCTGTCTCCGTCGATGCGACCGGAGGTTCCTCCACCGGTCCTTCGGACTCCTGCGCGGTACTCTCGCTCGTCGACTCCTCGGTGATCGGGGCGTCGAGAGTCTCCTCCGGCACTTCTGCCTTCGCCTCTTCTGCCTTCGCCTCTTCTGCCTTCGCCTCTTCTGCCTTCGCCTCTTCTGCCTCTCCGTCTGCGTCTTCGGTCTGGGATCGAATATCGATGCGGTAGCCCGTCAGTTTTGCCGCAAGGCGGGCGTTCTGTCCCTCTCGGCCGATGGCCAGTGACAGCTGATGGTCCGATACGATCACGATCGCGGACTTGTCCTCTTCATCGATGCGAACCTCCTGCACCTTGGCCGGACCGAGCGCCTCTGCAATGAACTGCGTGGGATCTTCCCGCCACTGCACCACATCGACTTTCTCGCCGCGAAGCTCATTCACGACCTGTCGCACCCGTGTGCCACGCGCACCCACGCAGGCACCCTTCGGATCGACGTTCGGGTCGTTCGATGCCACGGCGATCTTGGTGCGGTGGCCGGGCTCGCGGGCAATCGCCCTGATCTCGACGGTGCCGTCGAGCAGCTCCGGAACCTCGAGGTTGAGCAGCTTGCGGATGAAATCCGGATGACTGCGACTCACGACGATCTGTGGGCCCTTCGTCTCACCGCGAACCTCGATGATCAGGCCCTTGACTCTGTTGCCTCGCTCGAGCCGTTCGTACGGGATTCGTTCGGATCCCGGCATCAACGCCTCGGCGTCACCGAGGTCGAGGATGGCATAGCGATGGTCGACCTGCTGGACGATACCGGTGATCAGATCTCCCTCGCGGCCCTCGTAGAGGTCGAAAACCTGCTCGCGCTTGGCGTCGCGCAGGCGCTGTGCGATCACCTGCTTGGCCGTCTGTGCGGCGATCCTCCCGAAGTCGTCCGGCGTGTCCTCCCACTCGTCGATCACATCGCCGTCCTCATTGAGCTCCTGCGCATAGACGGTGATGTCACCGGCGTTCGGATCGATCACCACGCGTGCTTCCTCCGCGGCACCGGGACTACGTTTGTAGGCAGATACGAGCGCGTTCGCCAGTGCGTCGAGGATCGTCTCGACCGGCACACCGCGTTCCTGCTCGAGCAGTTCGAGTGCCTCCATCACCGCAAAATCCATCTTCATCGGCTTCCCTCCTTGCGTCGCGCCTTCCCTGGCTTCGCGTTGCGTTCCCAGCGGAACACCGTCTTCGCAGACGCAACCTCACCCATCGGGAGCGTTCTCCGCTCATGTCCCACAACGACGACACAGGAGTCTTCGTCGAAAGCTTCCAGCACACCGCGATGACTGCGGCTCCCCGCAACCTCATTTCGGGTCGTGATGGAGACCTCGCGTCCGACTGCCTTGAGGAAGTGGGCAGGTCGTCGGAGCTTGCGCTCGAGTCCGGGTGACGACACCTCGAGCGTATACGGGCCCGTCAGGTCCGCCTCCCCGTCGAGAAGGCGAGAAACGCCGTCGGTTGTCTCGGAGATCCGGCCCACGTCGATGCCGCCGTCCGCATCGACGAGGACGCGCAAGACACGGCCGGACCACTCGACATCGTCGAGCTTCAGGCCCTCGGCGGTCAGGTACCGCTCGAGTTTGTCCCACAGGGCAGTCTCGTTCATGTAGTCCTCGCACAGAAAGGCGGGCGGGCGCCCACCTTTTCAAGCGTCCATAGGTTTTACCAGGCGCGAGTATAGTCCACGTACTCTCTCGCCAAATGCTGCTGCTCCTCAGTACGCCTTGGAGAATACCGCCAGATGTTCACCCGGTGCGCCGCAGAAAATGCAGGGTCCGAGATCATCGGGTTGATCGAAGGGGATGTTCCGAATCGTTGCCTGCGTCTGCTGCTGGATCGCAGCCTCACAGTCGGGAGAGCCGCACCAGGCTGCGTGGAAGAACCCGCCCTCCTGTTCGATACCTTCCCGCATTTCTTCGAACGTTGCCGGGTAGGCCGTGTGCTCATCCCTGAACGCCGTGGCCCTGTCGAAGAGACCCTGCTGAATCTCCACGAGGAGATCGCCGGCAGCTTGCGCAACGCCCTCGATCGGAACGGCGCGCTTCCCTTCCCTCCCTGGTCGGTCCCGGCGGGCCAGAATCGCCTGGCCCTCGGCCAGGTCGCGCGGGCCGATCTCGACACGAAGCGGGACGCCTTTCATCTCCCAATCGTTGAACTTGAAGCCCGGTGTGACCCCGTCACGATCGTCCATCGTGGCGCGGAGGCCGCGATCGTGCAGGGCGCTGGTGATCTCCCATGCAGCTTCGTAGACCGTGTCGGCATCGGTGTCGGAACGAACGATGGGGACCACGACCACCTGGTGCGGAGCAAGCTTGGGAGGAAGAATGAGTCCCTGGTCGTCGCCGTGGACCATCACGGTCATCCCGATGAGGCGAGTGCTGACGCCCCAGGACGTTTGATGAGGATACTGAAGCTCGTTGTCGCGGTCGAGGAATCTCGTGTCGAATGCTTTGGCGAAATTCTGGCCCAGGTAGTGCGACGTCCCCGCCTGCAGGGCCTTCACATCCCCC contains:
- the truB gene encoding tRNA pseudouridine synthase B → MINGFLPIDKASGWTSHDVVAKVRGIVDQKKVGHAGTLDPSATGLLVLGLGKATRLLRFIQAYPKEYVARVVFGVTTDTLDGDGAILCREPMSFDEAELRGVVGRFVGVIAQVPPMVSAVRVGGRRLYEFAREGKEIERAARIVEVYGIDVLDFAPGPYPEATLRVRCGSGTYIRTLGADLGQALGDGAHIGSLRRTHVGWMDADRDGMTIEQVVKAAPNHGVISMADGLKDLPAVHVDDKTSVAVRHGMQFPVGTFGADAPAEADVRVLDSGGDLLAVYRSQGRLWSPEVVVA
- the nrnA gene encoding bifunctional oligoribonuclease and PAP phosphatase NrnA, giving the protein MISLDAAVAELENASQIAVACHVGPDGDAIGSALGFAASARLAGRSSVVSFGEPFALPPIYEYLPLELLVPPKQFPTEPEVMVSIDAASLDRLGSLVPSATSSGSLIVIDHHISNPGFGDINVIDAEAAASAQIVFRLLGELGWPIDGSIATALLTGIVTDTGRFQYSNTSPEVLRIAAELLEAGARPEVVGQNMYERVPFSFLKLEGDVLARAELDGDIVWSVLYQEDLTRWGIGMEDTDPLIDAVRLAWEAAVAVLIKELADGTFKVSLRSRGGIDVGSIASVYGGGGHHNAGGFSHAGPPDTIIAAIKARL
- the rbfA gene encoding ribosome-binding factor A; its protein translation is MTRSPSPRLRRVNSMLLHEIAEIVRSLKDPRLGFVTITGVETTPDLRTAHVYYSVLGSAEQHEACAAALEAAAGHVRGEVGHRVRLKYTPAIVFSPDYGIVEGAKISNLLRKIANKSGQL
- the infB gene encoding translation initiation factor IF-2; the protein is MAKQRIYELARELGRESKLVLARAAELGIEVKTASSALDEAAAKLIVASFEDVEEVTAPEVETPEPEVETPEPEVETPEPEVETPEPEVETPEPEVETPVAAPIIIQPGISVAAFADAIGAPTGDVVKALLLMGEMAAVGSPMPADSIELVAEELGVTVHVEAAAEEAPEPSRAIPVFDDDPKDLVPRPPVVTVMGHVDHGKTTLLDKIRSANVVAGEAGGITQHIGAYQVTRDGKRITFIDTPGHEAFTAMRARGANVTDIVVLVIAAEDGVMPQTAEAISHAEAAGVDIIVALNKIDLPGADPDKVRAQLTEYGLVAEELGGDTVTVEISAKQGLGIDQLLEMIELISEVEEFKGNPNAPASGAVIESNLDKGRGPVATVIVQRGTLRRGDALVSGAVSGRVRAMLDESGKQVKEATPGTPVLVMGWESVPTAGDWFEVVANEREARSRAAKVKDKLKLADAVVPTARERLALLLEQLRNADEAELRLIIKADAHGSLEAIRDAIAKIGREGGKIVIIHGAVGGINENDVSLADVTEAVIIGFNVRPDGKSRRAAEEQGIEIRTYSVIYELLDEIEQMLVGRLAPEEIEQVLGSAEVRAVFKVPRAGNIAGSYVTEGEIVRGARARLLRDGIVVYDGTIDSLRRFKDDVKQVAAGYECGIGLERFSDVKEGDMIEAYVLKEVARQ
- a CDS encoding hypothetical protein (transcription termination/antitermination protein NusA); the encoded protein is MKMDFAVMEALELLEQERGVPVETILDALANALVSAYKRSPGAAEEARVVIDPNAGDITVYAQELNEDGDVIDEWEDTPDDFGRIAAQTAKQVIAQRLRDAKREQVFDLYEGREGDLITGIVQQVDHRYAILDLGDAEALMPGSERIPYERLERGNRVKGLIIEVRGETKGPQIVVSRSHPDFIRKLLNLEVPELLDGTVEIRAIAREPGHRTKIAVASNDPNVDPKGACVGARGTRVRQVVNELRGEKVDVVQWREDPTQFIAEALGPAKVQEVRIDEEDKSAIVIVSDHQLSLAIGREGQNARLAAKLTGYRIDIRSQTEDADGEAEEAKAEEAKAEEAKAEEAKAEVPEETLDAPITEESTSESTAQESEGPVEEPPVASTETDGTEDEAGD
- the rimP gene encoding ribosome maturation factor RimP, with amino-acid sequence MNETALWDKLERYLTAEGLKLDDVEWSGRVLRVLVDADGGIDVGRISETTDGVSRLLDGEADLTGPYTLEVSSPGLERKLRRPAHFLKAVGREVSITTRNEVAGSRSHRGVLEAFDEDSCVVVVGHERRTLPMGEVASAKTVFRWERNAKPGKARRKEGSR
- the proS gene encoding proline--tRNA ligase encodes the protein MAQQKVTPRSEDYSRWYTDVVQRAELADYSPVRGCMVIRPYGYAIWEHMQKALDDMFKETGHQNAYFPLFIPYSFIEKEAEHVEGFSPELAIVTHGGGKKLEDPLVVRPTSETIINAMFAKWIKSYRDLPLLINQWANVVRWEMRTRLFLRTTEFLWQEGHTAHETEQEARDEALLMLDVYARFAEDWAATPVIRGIKSDAEKFAGAVESYSIEAMMGDVKALQAGTSHYLGQNFAKAFDTRFLDRDNELQYPHQTSWGVSTRLIGMTVMVHGDDQGLILPPKLAPHQVVVVPIVRSDTDADTVYEAAWEITSALHDRGLRATMDDRDGVTPGFKFNDWEMKGVPLRVEIGPRDLAEGQAILARRDRPGREGKRAVPIEGVAQAAGDLLVEIQQGLFDRATAFRDEHTAYPATFEEMREGIEQEGGFFHAAWCGSPDCEAAIQQQTQATIRNIPFDQPDDLGPCIFCGAPGEHLAVFSKAY